A part of Aegilops tauschii subsp. strangulata cultivar AL8/78 chromosome 2, Aet v6.0, whole genome shotgun sequence genomic DNA contains:
- the LOC109743815 gene encoding uncharacterized protein encodes MYKRRRSSRSPGSEFSHGIIELSDPPNISRRPQNLPLLARLQLRHRPAMANLAEAGYVFQPTGRELVGHYLMPRAGLGGFFLPAVIEEGVDVLSLRPRALSFPENHRRDYGEVWGFFFAAKPAGETCPTPGAGGCWEQYGQEKAYYGGEGSREAVAFRRRFAYRYTWRDGEVISQMRWRMKVYRLNRNAAAFRRAHPGPVPPDVVFVVHKVYRKPLIPPPLPPDSSSSEDEGSESYVVYPGLDEIMRRLTEGN; translated from the coding sequence ATGTACAAAAGAAGGAGGAGCAGCAGGTCCCCCGGATCTGAGTTCTCCCATGGCATAATTGAACTCTCTGATCCACCTAACATTTCGCGTCGCCCACAGAACCTACCCCTCCTAGCTAGGCTACAACTTCGGCATCGGCCGGCGATGGCTAATCTGGCAGAAGCTGGCTACGTGTTCCAACCCACCGGCCGTGAGCTCGTCGGCCACTACCTCATGCCCAGGGCGGGGCTCGGCGGCTTCTTCCTCCCCGCCGTCATCGAGGAGGGCGTGGACGTCTTGTCCTTGCGCCCACGCGCGCTCTCCTTCCCGGAAAACCACAGGAGGGATTACGGCGAGGTATGGGGCTTCTTCTTCGCGGCAAAGCCCGCCGGCGAGACGTGCCCGACGCCGGGCGCGGGCGGGTGCTGGGAGCAGTACGGCCAGGAGAAGGCGTACTACGGCGGCGAGGGCAGCCGGGAGGCAGTGGCGTTCAGGCGCAGGTTCGCGTACCGCTACACGTGGAGGGACGGGGAGGTAATATCACAGATGCGCTGGCGGATGAAGGTGTACCGGCTCAACAGGAACGCGGCCGCCTTCCGCCGCGCGCACCCCGGCCCCGTGCCACCAGACGTCGTCTTCGTGGTCCACAAGGTCTACAGGAAGCCGCTGATCCCTCCACCGCTGCCGCCCGACAGCAGCTCCAGCGAGGACGAGGGCTCCGAGAGCTACGTCGTGTACCCGGGACTCGATGAGATCATGCGGAGGTTAACGGAGGGGAACTAG